The following coding sequences lie in one Pectobacterium sp. A5351 genomic window:
- a CDS encoding EAL domain-containing protein — protein sequence MPNLTTNTGLWFRLVLISLASALLALFIGQGILARLEQTQLQQYSQEVLEQGIAVANEGRETINRVLTLNNAPCSTADLKELRLISFYSVYLRDIGRIKDNYLICSAGWGILNPPIYLLPPNLTTPEGVQLWTAMKDVVDPRITADMASLNGVVTITAAAAFHRFMHPPAGYNAMLITRNLGHVYQTFGNIDLSTFRQTRQESNAWLTMGKRQSFFCMPNRDICVLAQLNSAGILHRPWYIITALFFVGALTGASFTLSYQFYDDRHQTLPSQLKRAIKHQRLHVHYQPLISLPQRTIIGVEALARWKNESGDNISPEIFISIAENMGYSAELTRIITRQALHDMQPYLTQDTPFLLSINLSVSDIISPDYHRFLQQMCDELAIDKTRIMLELTERSSTSHKTLADGLEALRRSGYKVALDDFGTGYSNLDYLSHLPFDMVKIDKIFVGAIGTDTVNAAMAGLLFTLIKTLDVPVIIEGVETREQAAYILQQCPSAIIQGWYFSKAVPLHDLPDIHNYPCPPIEAV from the coding sequence ATGCCCAACTTAACTACCAACACCGGATTGTGGTTCAGACTTGTTTTGATTTCGCTTGCCAGCGCGTTGCTGGCGCTATTTATTGGGCAAGGCATTTTAGCCAGGCTAGAACAAACACAGTTGCAGCAGTATAGCCAGGAGGTGCTCGAACAGGGCATCGCCGTCGCGAATGAAGGTCGGGAGACCATCAACCGGGTACTGACGCTGAACAACGCCCCCTGTTCCACCGCCGATCTGAAAGAGTTACGCCTGATCTCCTTTTACTCCGTGTATCTGCGCGATATCGGGCGTATCAAAGATAACTATCTCATCTGTTCCGCGGGTTGGGGTATCCTCAACCCACCGATTTATCTGCTGCCACCGAACCTGACGACGCCCGAGGGCGTACAACTGTGGACTGCAATGAAAGACGTGGTTGATCCACGTATTACCGCTGATATGGCAAGCCTCAACGGTGTTGTCACGATCACCGCCGCCGCCGCATTTCACCGTTTCATGCATCCGCCAGCCGGATACAACGCAATGCTGATAACGCGCAATCTGGGCCATGTCTATCAGACCTTTGGCAATATCGACCTGTCAACATTCAGGCAGACACGGCAGGAGAGTAACGCATGGCTGACCATGGGAAAACGCCAGTCATTTTTCTGCATGCCAAACCGAGATATCTGCGTACTGGCGCAGTTAAATTCTGCGGGTATTCTGCATCGCCCGTGGTATATCATCACGGCCTTGTTTTTTGTCGGTGCGCTCACCGGTGCCAGTTTTACCCTGTCCTATCAGTTTTATGACGATCGGCATCAGACGTTGCCATCACAGCTAAAACGCGCGATCAAACATCAACGGCTGCATGTCCATTACCAGCCGCTGATCAGCCTGCCACAGCGCACGATTATTGGCGTAGAAGCGCTGGCTCGCTGGAAGAATGAGAGTGGTGACAACATCTCGCCAGAGATTTTTATCAGTATCGCTGAAAACATGGGCTATTCAGCCGAACTCACCCGCATCATTACGCGTCAGGCGCTGCATGACATGCAGCCGTATCTCACTCAGGACACCCCCTTTCTGCTTAGCATTAATTTGTCCGTCTCCGACATTATTTCGCCCGATTATCATCGTTTCCTACAGCAAATGTGTGACGAATTGGCAATCGATAAAACGCGCATCATGCTGGAACTCACCGAGCGATCGAGTACCTCGCATAAGACGTTGGCAGACGGCCTTGAGGCCTTACGGCGCTCGGGCTATAAGGTCGCGCTCGATGATTTCGGTACAGGCTATTCCAATCTCGACTATCTGAGCCACTTACCGTTCGATATGGTCAAAATCGACAAGATTTTTGTCGGTGCTATTGGCACAGACACAGTTAATGCCGCCATGGCAGGTCTGTTATTTACCCTCATCAAAACACTAGACGTCCCGGTGATTATCGAAGGGGTAGAGACTCGCGAACAAGCCGCCTACATCCTGCAACAATGCCCTTCGGCAATTATTCAAGGATGGTATTTCAGTAAGGCAGTGCCGCTGCACGATCTACCGGATATCCACAACTATCCGTGCCCGCCGATAGAAGCGGTGTAG
- a CDS encoding sigma 54-interacting transcriptional regulator — translation MNNYYRQDRQHYSSLVHSSQEHSSPDKASSPDDSPPSPGASSSTVDDIHSSLSPIINVIAPLNVDIVLEGETGTGKDTLANRIHRLSRCSGPLVAVNCAAVPENLAESELFGVVSGAYTGANRSRAGYLESADKGILFLDEIDSMPMTLQAKMLRVLESRGVKRLGSTQFTPVDMRVIVATQTPLLQLVEKGLFRRDLYFRLDTVKIQLPTLRSRSDLILPLFQRFSQEAAVRLKMKLSPMTAEIYEQLLTYSWPGNIRELKAAADRWALGLSPLAEVQPLLHSHPLQLKDRLKRIEKFLIQDALRRHDHCIDDVIVELGIPKRTLYHRLKVLNVTAQEMCAGGGEVCQA, via the coding sequence ATGAATAATTATTACCGTCAGGACAGACAGCACTATTCTTCTCTGGTGCATTCTTCACAAGAGCATTCATCACCCGATAAGGCGTCATCACCAGACGATTCCCCGCCGTCGCCGGGAGCGTCCTCGTCTACAGTTGATGATATTCACTCATCGCTGTCGCCAATCATCAATGTCATTGCTCCGCTTAATGTCGATATCGTGCTTGAAGGTGAAACCGGTACGGGGAAAGACACGCTGGCGAATCGCATTCATCGGCTTTCCCGATGCAGCGGCCCTCTGGTGGCGGTGAACTGCGCCGCTGTGCCGGAAAATCTGGCTGAAAGTGAATTATTCGGTGTGGTTTCTGGCGCTTATACCGGCGCTAATCGCTCCCGCGCCGGATATCTGGAAAGTGCTGATAAAGGGATTCTGTTTCTGGATGAGATCGACAGTATGCCCATGACGCTGCAAGCCAAGATGCTGCGCGTGCTGGAAAGTCGCGGTGTAAAGCGGTTAGGGAGTACCCAATTCACGCCTGTAGATATGCGTGTGATTGTGGCGACGCAAACGCCGCTGCTGCAACTGGTGGAAAAAGGGCTGTTTCGCCGCGATCTCTATTTCCGTCTTGATACGGTAAAAATTCAGCTACCGACGTTGCGCTCTCGCAGCGATCTTATTCTGCCGCTGTTTCAGCGTTTTAGTCAGGAAGCAGCAGTACGCCTGAAAATGAAACTGTCGCCGATGACGGCGGAAATTTATGAACAACTGCTGACCTACAGTTGGCCGGGCAACATCCGCGAGCTGAAAGCGGCAGCGGATCGCTGGGCGCTGGGCCTGTCGCCTTTGGCTGAAGTTCAGCCGCTGTTGCATTCTCATCCTTTGCAACTCAAAGATCGGCTAAAACGGATCGAAAAATTTCTGATTCAGGATGCACTGCGCCGCCACGATCACTGCATTGATGATGTGATTGTAGAGCTTGGGATCCCCAAACGGACGCTTTATCATCGCCTGAAAGTGCTGAACGTGACGGCGCAAGAAATGTGCGCAGGGGGCGGGGAAGTCTGTCAGGCATGA
- a CDS encoding response regulator transcription factor — MSKSIRLMIADDHVIMREGLKQIFALDDSLSVVAEAGNGAQVLAQLRSVMPDLLLLDMSMPGISGEALISRVVAQYPRLPILVLSMYSEAQIAQHALKSGARGYITKDKDPEALLSAIRRVAQGARYIDHTIAEQLVFSSYTEGGRAEHDVLTAREHQIMIMFAQGMGINAIANELVISNKTVSTHKARLMEKMQFSTNVEIVKYVVSKKLIP; from the coding sequence ATGAGCAAATCAATACGTTTAATGATCGCAGACGATCACGTCATCATGCGTGAGGGACTCAAGCAGATCTTTGCGCTGGATGATTCGCTGAGCGTCGTTGCCGAAGCGGGAAACGGGGCGCAGGTGTTGGCGCAGTTGCGCAGCGTGATGCCCGATTTACTGTTGCTCGATATGTCGATGCCTGGTATCAGCGGTGAAGCGTTGATTTCGCGCGTGGTAGCACAGTATCCGCGTCTGCCGATTCTGGTGCTGAGCATGTATAGCGAGGCGCAAATTGCGCAACATGCGCTGAAGAGCGGTGCCAGAGGTTACATCACCAAAGATAAAGACCCAGAAGCGCTGCTGTCGGCGATCCGACGCGTGGCGCAGGGCGCTCGCTATATCGACCACACGATTGCCGAGCAGTTGGTGTTTTCCAGCTACACGGAGGGCGGCAGAGCCGAGCACGATGTTTTGACGGCCAGGGAGCACCAAATCATGATTATGTTTGCGCAAGGGATGGGTATTAACGCTATTGCCAATGAGTTAGTCATCAGCAACAAAACGGTTAGTACCCACAAGGCGCGTCTGATGGAAAAAATGCAGTTCAGTACCAATGTGGAGATTGTTAAGTATGTCGTTAGCAAGAAACTCATTCCCTAG
- a CDS encoding PAS domain-containing sensor histidine kinase: MMFTQPFRSDEKTKAPELELVDFAFSRIKDAIYIVNEDQRFCYVNEAASQTLGYSITEFMHLSIVDIDPFWVAEHNSSDWLQAYEVGVGTTFETLHLTRYGMTIPVEVNLTHFQHRGRSYSMCVVRDIRERKHIEQLAYAREQEFRALVENTPDLIIRFDPNLNCLYANPASLKHLDFTVEQLRGRMITELMPGVGCAIRMEQLVQQVVDTRNSAEGEVMESRGRGDQRHQSIHHIRCVPEFDQHGALVSILTVGRDITAIRYAEKKLVDSHMQLRLLARQREISREEERKHIAQEIHDELGQHLTTIRMSLSLMRMCFAKDNPDMQTHLQKLMQLADQTIQVVRNVSTRLRPNVLNMGLTPALEWLCDEFNRHYSATCLLRTLGEPLALNDEGTTAAFRVTQESLTNVARYAAATQVLITLDNQPDCVVLCIKDNGKGFDAQTKNKNAFGLMSMKERGRMLGGEVIIESTPGKGTLVQLTFPKNSYIR, translated from the coding sequence ATGATGTTCACCCAACCTTTTCGTTCCGATGAAAAAACCAAGGCTCCCGAACTGGAACTGGTTGACTTTGCGTTCAGCCGTATCAAGGACGCGATTTATATCGTCAATGAAGATCAGCGTTTTTGTTATGTCAATGAGGCTGCCAGCCAGACGCTGGGCTACAGCATTACGGAATTCATGCATCTGAGCATTGTCGATATCGACCCGTTCTGGGTTGCCGAACATAATTCCTCCGACTGGTTGCAGGCGTATGAAGTGGGCGTTGGCACCACGTTTGAAACGTTACACCTCACCCGCTACGGCATGACCATACCCGTCGAGGTCAATCTCACACATTTCCAACACAGAGGACGTAGTTACAGCATGTGTGTCGTCAGAGATATCAGGGAACGTAAACATATTGAACAGTTGGCCTATGCGCGAGAGCAGGAGTTTCGCGCGCTGGTTGAGAACACGCCGGATTTGATAATCCGCTTCGATCCCAATCTGAATTGCCTGTACGCCAATCCCGCCAGTTTGAAACATTTGGATTTCACCGTAGAGCAACTTCGTGGTCGCATGATTACGGAGCTGATGCCCGGTGTAGGGTGTGCTATTCGCATGGAACAACTGGTGCAGCAGGTGGTGGATACCCGTAACAGCGCGGAAGGCGAAGTCATGGAGTCGCGGGGGCGGGGCGACCAGCGTCATCAGAGTATTCACCACATTCGCTGCGTGCCGGAATTTGACCAGCATGGCGCACTGGTGTCGATTCTGACCGTAGGACGGGATATTACCGCCATTCGTTATGCAGAGAAAAAGCTGGTCGATTCTCATATGCAACTGCGCTTGCTGGCGCGCCAGCGTGAGATTTCACGTGAAGAGGAACGTAAGCATATCGCTCAGGAGATTCACGATGAGCTGGGGCAACACCTGACCACGATCCGCATGAGTTTGTCGCTAATGCGCATGTGTTTTGCCAAAGATAACCCTGATATGCAGACACATTTGCAAAAGCTGATGCAGTTAGCCGACCAGACGATTCAGGTGGTGCGTAACGTATCGACCCGGCTGCGACCGAATGTATTGAATATGGGGCTCACGCCCGCGCTGGAATGGCTGTGCGACGAATTTAACCGGCACTACAGCGCAACCTGTTTGTTGCGCACGCTGGGGGAACCGTTGGCGCTCAATGATGAAGGCACCACGGCGGCCTTCCGCGTCACGCAGGAGTCATTGACTAACGTGGCGCGCTACGCCGCGGCCACGCAGGTGCTCATCACGTTGGATAACCAGCCGGATTGCGTGGTGTTGTGCATCAAAGACAACGGGAAAGGATTTGATGCTCAAACAAAAAATAAAAATGCTTTCGGGCTCATGAGCATGAAGGAACGGGGGCGCATGTTGGGAGGCGAGGTCATCATTGAAAGTACGCCCGGGAAAGGCACGCTGGTGCAGTTAACGTTTCCTAAAAATAGCTATATCCGCTAA
- a CDS encoding RNA polymerase sigma factor — protein MEMSTLKHIEQTPSLYPALAVDWEQVFRQHGKKLHNFIRKRVSNHDDVEDLQQMTYLEVLKHQDKFAGASRPETWVFGIALNLVRNYFKQARQRAQEMGDEMLEHIAIELDPGAITENQRALKRAMDAIVSLPEETRQMLMQLLDTDASYQDLALQLEIPIGTVRSRLSRARGVIRQAVES, from the coding sequence ATGGAAATGTCTACCCTGAAACACATCGAACAGACCCCTTCGCTTTACCCGGCGCTCGCTGTCGATTGGGAACAAGTGTTTCGTCAACACGGAAAGAAATTGCATAACTTTATCCGCAAACGTGTCAGCAACCATGACGACGTTGAGGATTTGCAGCAAATGACCTATCTGGAAGTGCTTAAACACCAGGATAAATTTGCGGGAGCGTCGCGGCCAGAGACATGGGTATTCGGTATTGCCCTCAATTTGGTGCGCAACTATTTCAAGCAGGCACGACAGCGCGCGCAGGAAATGGGTGATGAGATGCTGGAACATATCGCGATAGAACTCGATCCCGGCGCTATCACCGAAAATCAGCGGGCATTGAAACGCGCAATGGATGCCATTGTTTCACTACCTGAAGAGACCCGCCAGATGCTGATGCAGTTACTGGATACCGATGCCAGCTATCAGGATCTCGCGCTCCAGTTGGAGATCCCCATCGGTACGGTGCGGTCACGGCTGTCGCGTGCCCGGGGTGTGATCCGTCAGGCCGTTGAATCCTGA
- the sctW gene encoding type III secretion system gatekeeper subunit SctW, whose protein sequence is MIKMPTVLPSSNTLPRPVVVDDDSMPQATVQQTSSHHASPEAPLSSSMEEVAMTFGEQAERRSKSLNRRQIAQQPEARANANVERIEKLTELFRMLENPSQSTLDQQLSRMRDLLMQKGSPSLEAVLEAAGNDPARGDILLRHIQQQSAQQPELAAAAEHALEQLHQEKGPEVRAGLNTATAIALFSTQPEQKQAMRELYYQKIVHQQSASALLDSLLERFDAATFSIGLRTLQRALAADIASLTPSISKAVLSKMLSNLNDSRHLSHTLSSSQTLLTRLAGKVPAFTLGAVELTRRLIGLSANGAYARDLHNLGREVAGTQIQHQAMFFSALLPLVSDLPHPLWRDSKNRQTAIQLIRGMIGDIAQYEKQQAKSTQRNTSASHKQATHDSDKESS, encoded by the coding sequence ATGATCAAAATGCCGACCGTCCTTCCCTCTAGCAACACCCTGCCACGCCCTGTCGTCGTGGATGACGATTCTATGCCACAGGCAACAGTACAGCAGACCAGTTCGCACCACGCGTCTCCAGAGGCACCACTATCTAGCTCAATGGAAGAAGTGGCGATGACGTTTGGCGAGCAGGCCGAACGACGCAGCAAATCGCTGAACCGGCGTCAAATCGCTCAGCAACCGGAGGCGCGCGCTAACGCCAATGTCGAACGAATTGAGAAACTGACGGAACTGTTCCGAATGCTGGAAAATCCGTCGCAAAGTACGCTCGACCAGCAACTGAGCCGCATGCGCGATCTGCTGATGCAGAAAGGCTCGCCGTCTCTTGAAGCGGTGCTGGAAGCCGCAGGCAACGATCCGGCGCGCGGCGATATCCTGCTGCGCCACATTCAGCAACAATCCGCCCAGCAGCCAGAACTAGCCGCCGCGGCAGAGCATGCGCTAGAGCAGTTGCATCAGGAAAAAGGGCCAGAAGTCCGTGCCGGTTTGAATACGGCAACGGCCATTGCGCTGTTCAGCACCCAGCCGGAACAAAAACAGGCGATGCGCGAGCTGTACTACCAGAAGATTGTGCATCAGCAGTCGGCCAGCGCACTGCTGGATTCCTTGCTGGAACGCTTTGACGCCGCGACGTTTTCCATTGGTCTGCGCACGTTGCAGCGGGCGCTGGCGGCGGATATCGCCTCGCTGACGCCCTCGATCTCGAAAGCCGTTCTCAGCAAAATGCTGAGCAACCTCAACGATTCCCGCCATCTAAGTCATACGCTGTCATCCAGCCAGACGCTGCTCACGCGGCTGGCGGGTAAAGTACCCGCCTTTACGCTCGGCGCCGTGGAACTGACCCGTCGTCTGATTGGCCTGAGCGCCAACGGTGCCTATGCCCGCGATCTGCATAATCTCGGTCGGGAAGTCGCGGGGACGCAGATTCAGCACCAGGCGATGTTTTTCAGCGCCCTACTGCCGCTCGTCAGTGACCTGCCGCATCCGCTGTGGCGAGACAGTAAAAATCGGCAAACGGCGATCCAACTGATACGTGGCATGATTGGCGATATCGCCCAATACGAAAAACAACAGGCTAAAAGCACACAGCGCAATACCTCAGCGTCGCACAAACAAGCCACACACGACTCGGATAAGGAGTCGTCATGA
- the sctV gene encoding type III secretion system export apparatus subunit SctV, whose amino-acid sequence MNLLITWLNRIALSAMQRSEVVGAVIVMSIVFMMIIPLPTSLIDVLIALNICASSLLIVLAMYLPKPLAFSTFPAVLLLTTMFRLAISISTTRQILLQQDGGHIVEAFGNYVVGGNLAVGLVIFLILTVVNFLVITKGSERVAEVAARFTLDAMPGKQMSIDSDLRAGLIEAHQARQRRENLAKESQLFGAMDGAMKFVKGDAIASLVIVFINMIGGFAIGVLQHNMAASDAMHVYSVLTIGDGLIAQIPALLISLTAGMIITRVSADGQKVDANIGREIAEQLTSQPKAWIIASIGMFGFALLPGMPTLVFVAISLASLGSGLFQLWRIKQQGQLDASQSEADNMPAEQNGYQDLRRFNPTRAYLLLFHPVWQGQPTATVLVQNIRRLRNRLVYRFGFTLPSFDIEFSDRLAEDEFQFCVYEIPYVKATLVTDQLAVASGAVQQADAALATPGHILRDESQWLWLPLAHAAQQSDDVPRWTADELILARMEQAIHRTGSQFIGLQETKSILAWLESEQPELAQELQRIMPLSRFASVLQRLASERVPLRSVRPIAEALIEIGQHERDTLALTDYVRLALKSQICHQYSDENSLAVWLLTPESEELLRDALRQTQNETFFALTQDYASTLLGQLRQAFPPFSQHRRLVLVAQDLRSPLRTLLQDEFHHVPVLSFTELESTLSINVIGRFDLYDSPDPFSA is encoded by the coding sequence ATGAATCTGCTGATTACCTGGCTGAACCGTATTGCACTGAGTGCAATGCAGCGATCGGAGGTCGTTGGCGCGGTGATCGTGATGTCTATCGTCTTCATGATGATCATCCCGCTGCCTACCAGCCTGATCGATGTGCTTATCGCACTCAACATCTGCGCGTCCTCCTTGCTGATCGTACTCGCGATGTATCTGCCTAAGCCGCTGGCCTTCTCGACGTTTCCGGCGGTGCTGCTGTTAACCACCATGTTCCGGCTGGCGATCTCGATTTCCACCACGCGTCAAATCCTGCTCCAGCAGGACGGCGGTCATATCGTTGAAGCCTTCGGGAACTATGTGGTGGGCGGGAATCTGGCGGTTGGTCTGGTTATCTTCCTGATTCTGACAGTGGTGAATTTTCTGGTGATCACTAAAGGCTCCGAACGTGTGGCAGAAGTGGCGGCACGCTTCACGCTGGATGCGATGCCCGGTAAACAGATGTCCATCGACAGCGATCTGCGTGCCGGGCTGATCGAAGCCCATCAGGCACGGCAGCGGCGCGAGAATCTGGCCAAAGAGAGTCAACTGTTCGGGGCGATGGACGGCGCGATGAAGTTCGTCAAAGGCGATGCGATTGCGTCGCTGGTGATCGTGTTCATCAACATGATCGGTGGTTTCGCCATCGGTGTGTTACAGCACAACATGGCGGCTTCCGATGCCATGCATGTCTACTCAGTATTGACCATCGGCGACGGGCTGATCGCTCAGATCCCAGCGCTGCTGATATCGCTGACCGCCGGGATGATCATCACCCGCGTCTCGGCTGATGGTCAAAAAGTGGATGCCAATATTGGTCGTGAAATTGCGGAACAGCTCACCAGCCAGCCCAAAGCGTGGATCATCGCCTCCATCGGCATGTTTGGTTTTGCGCTGCTGCCGGGAATGCCGACGCTGGTGTTTGTCGCCATCAGTCTGGCATCACTCGGCAGCGGTCTGTTTCAACTCTGGCGCATCAAACAGCAGGGTCAGTTGGATGCCAGCCAGTCGGAAGCGGACAACATGCCTGCCGAACAGAACGGCTATCAGGATCTGCGGCGTTTCAACCCCACGCGCGCCTATTTACTGCTGTTTCATCCGGTCTGGCAGGGGCAGCCGACTGCGACGGTGCTGGTACAAAATATCCGTCGCTTGCGAAACAGGCTGGTTTATCGTTTTGGTTTTACCCTGCCGTCATTTGATATCGAATTCAGCGATCGGCTGGCAGAGGATGAGTTTCAGTTTTGCGTGTATGAAATTCCCTACGTGAAAGCCACGTTGGTTACCGACCAGTTGGCCGTTGCCAGCGGTGCCGTCCAACAGGCCGATGCCGCCCTTGCCACACCGGGGCACATATTGCGGGATGAAAGTCAATGGCTTTGGTTGCCGCTGGCGCATGCCGCGCAGCAGTCCGACGACGTGCCGCGCTGGACGGCGGATGAGCTGATTTTGGCACGTATGGAACAAGCCATTCATCGTACCGGTTCACAGTTCATCGGCTTGCAGGAAACCAAATCCATTCTGGCCTGGCTGGAAAGCGAACAGCCGGAATTAGCGCAGGAGCTACAGCGCATCATGCCGCTCTCGCGCTTTGCCAGCGTGCTGCAACGGCTGGCTTCCGAACGCGTGCCTCTGCGGTCCGTGCGCCCTATCGCCGAGGCGCTGATTGAAATCGGCCAGCATGAACGCGACACGCTGGCGCTGACCGATTACGTGCGTCTGGCGCTCAAATCACAAATCTGCCACCAGTACAGCGATGAAAACAGTCTCGCCGTCTGGCTGTTGACGCCAGAAAGCGAAGAGTTGCTGCGCGACGCGCTGCGCCAGACGCAGAACGAAACCTTCTTCGCCCTGACGCAAGACTACGCCTCAACGCTGCTCGGCCAGCTACGGCAGGCCTTTCCTCCGTTCTCACAGCATCGCCGTCTGGTGCTGGTCGCACAGGATTTACGCAGCCCGCTGCGAACGCTGTTACAGGACGAATTTCACCACGTCCCCGTGCTGTCCTTCACCGAGCTGGAATCCACCCTGTCGATCAACGTCATCGGACGCTTTGATCTTTACGACTCCCCTGACCCCTTTAGCGCATAG
- a CDS encoding FHA domain-containing protein, producing MFELRVLTGLHRGAALPLCGNAWRIGAADDADLVLYDPGIAPYHSQLEKTADGWALSAQEGALCNAEGHTVEQIETLQPGTPFALGQIWLCLVAAETPWPDENEPAPILEEEVHPAEVTNDASSVPLTPPIPTSAPRLPLWAKASYLLLGTLLLVMVGSWQLQESVAMPAAPPPQDTRKPLSTLPQLESTLRIMLQERELSATVKVAAYQDRLTLTGQLTPDEQKKLERMLVQLHQRYRTALSVDNRTQLKTEQLPFQIVQVTSGSRANVVTADGQRFFIGDEIDNLRLVRIDEHQIEFSGRQQITVNW from the coding sequence ATGTTTGAGTTACGCGTGTTGACTGGTTTACATCGCGGAGCAGCACTGCCGCTCTGTGGCAACGCCTGGCGCATCGGTGCAGCCGATGATGCCGATCTCGTACTCTACGATCCCGGCATCGCGCCTTATCACAGCCAGTTGGAGAAGACCGCTGACGGCTGGGCGCTCAGCGCACAAGAGGGTGCCTTGTGTAATGCGGAAGGCCATACCGTCGAACAGATTGAAACGCTACAGCCCGGTACGCCGTTTGCGCTGGGGCAGATTTGGCTCTGCCTTGTCGCGGCCGAAACCCCGTGGCCTGATGAAAACGAGCCAGCGCCAATACTGGAGGAGGAGGTTCACCCAGCAGAAGTGACCAACGATGCGTCGTCGGTTCCTCTCACCCCACCGATACCCACTTCCGCGCCACGCCTGCCGCTGTGGGCTAAAGCCAGCTACCTGCTGCTTGGCACGTTGCTGTTAGTGATGGTCGGCAGTTGGCAGTTGCAAGAGAGCGTCGCAATGCCTGCGGCTCCGCCGCCGCAGGATACCCGTAAACCCCTCAGCACCCTGCCGCAGTTGGAAAGCACGCTGCGCATCATGTTGCAGGAACGGGAATTGAGCGCGACGGTGAAAGTGGCGGCGTATCAGGATCGCCTCACACTCACCGGGCAATTAACGCCGGACGAGCAAAAAAAACTGGAACGGATGCTCGTCCAACTCCACCAACGTTACAGAACCGCGTTGTCCGTGGATAACCGAACGCAACTGAAAACGGAACAACTACCGTTTCAGATCGTTCAGGTAACCAGCGGATCCCGTGCCAACGTCGTCACGGCGGACGGTCAGCGCTTTTTCATCGGTGATGAGATCGACAACCTGCGTCTGGTGAGGATTGATGAGCACCAGATTGAATTCAGCGGCAGACAACAAATAACGGTGAACTGGTAA